In Polyodon spathula isolate WHYD16114869_AA chromosome 39, ASM1765450v1, whole genome shotgun sequence, one genomic interval encodes:
- the LOC121304792 gene encoding kelch domain-containing protein 8A-like codes for MTVAGADKFRWQSLAPLPSGRVYHSLVEAGGQLFVVGGCDESGHPRSALELYCPEVDQWISLPPMPTPRAGAATAVLGKRLVVVGGMGLDQRPLKTVEVYNTDEGKWKKRSSLRAAAMGISMTVKDGRVIAAGGMGGDLYPQSLLQQYDLRKDVWVTLPRMPTPRYDTTTFVQGSKIYVLGGRQSKRSVAAFEAFDMESRSWAPLPSIPSRRAYSSMVLDEGGRLYCLGGLRQGGGHQRPKFTKNINIFDIQKGLWLKAERSLSMKTKRADFASGYLHGRVIVAGGLGNQPTVLGSVEAFLPGKKKWELLTPLPTPRCSSSSIIFQDRLLVVGGVNQGPSCAVEALSVQEGEGP; via the exons AGATAAGTTCCGCTGGCAGAGCCTTGCGCCACTGCCCAGCGGACGGGTCTACCACTCCCTGGTGGAGGCGGGGGGGCAGCTGTTTGTTGTGGGGGGGTGCGATGAGAGCGGGCACCCGAGGAGTGCCCTGGAGCTGTATTGCCCCGAGGTGGACCAGTGGATCAGCCTGCCTCCCATGCCCACACCCCGGGCAGGGGCAGCCACAGCCGTCTTGGGCAAgcggctggtggtggtgggaggcATGGGGCTAGACCAGCGCCCCCTTAAGACAGTAGAGGTATACAACACAGACGAAGGCAAGTGGAAGAAGAGGAGCTCTCTGAGGGCGGCAGCTATGGGAATCTCCATGACTGTGAAAG ACGGCCGGGTGATTGCAGCAGGAGGCATGGGGGGCGACCTGTACCCCCAGAGCCTCCTCCAGCAGTATGACCTCCGCAAGGACGTGTGGGTGACCCTGCCACGCATGCCAACCCCCCGCTATGACACCACCACCTTCGTCCAGGGCTCCAAGATCTACGTGCTCG GGGGACGCCAGTCAAAGCGCTCAGTCGCCGCTTTTGAGGCATTTGACATGGAGAGCCGCTCGTGGGCCCCCCTTCCCAGCATCCCCAGCAGGAGGGCCTACTCCAGCATGGTCCTGGATGAGGGGGGGAGACTGTACTGCCTGGGGGGGCTCCGGCAAGGGGGGGGCCACCAGCGGCCCAAATTCACCAAGAACATCAACATCTTCGACATCCAGAAAG gaCTCTGGCTCAAGGCTGAGCGTTCTCTCTCAATGAAGACCAAGCGTGCTGACTTTGCATCAGGCTACCTGCACGGGAGGGTTATCGTGGCTGGGGGCCTGG GTAACCAGCCCACTGTGCTGGGCTCTGTGGAAGCTTTTCTTCCAGGGAAGAAGAAATGGGAACTCCTAACCCCCCTCCCTACCCCCCGATGCTCCTCCTCCAGCATCATTTTCCAGGACCGCCTCCTGGTGGTGGGCGGGGTCAACCAGGGCCCAAGCTGCGCTGTGGAGGCATTGAGTGTGCAGGAGGGGGAGGGGCCTTGA
- the LOC121304793 gene encoding N-fatty-acyl-amino acid synthase/hydrolase PM20D1.2-like, producing the protein MTGRKSTTSRSTCNHVKVFRLVKFAGIGFLLIFLLLLVTALIRTLTFDTDAGLQLASWEKREQIPPHISQLERQQLIARFKDAIRIPTVSFSQTQFNTTALEEFGSFLLKAFPTVFSSALVKHEVVANYSHLFTVPGSEPDLQPYMLLAHIDVVPASQEGWDAPPFSSQEIDGFIYGRGTIDNKQSLMGILQALEYLLERGYRPRRTFYIGFGHDEEASGLQGAMNIVALLKSRAVKLSFLLDEGLAVMDGIIMGLQGPAALIGTSEKGQGSVKLSVSTETGHSSMPPSETSIGILAAAVSRLERNPMPRLFGLGPELATFEHLASKFSLPLRFVLTNLWLFSPLLSRVLERKPETNAFIRTTTAVTMFNAGIKLNVIPPYAEALVNFRIHSAQTLEEVLQIVRDTVADERVKVDLISGFDPLPVSSHSETSFGYQIIKKTVLELFPQVSVAPGICVGNTDSRHFVDLTKEIYRFTPTWFKPGDTRRFHGINERISVKNYEEVVMFYFRLFQNCDIGKLPEPHGSVHEL; encoded by the exons ATGACAGGCAGGAAGAGCACAACAAGCAGAAGCACCTGCAATCACGTCAAAGTGTTCAGGCTTGTAAAATTCGCAGGCATTGGTTTCTTGTTAATCTTTCTGCTTCTGTTGGTAACGGCACTCATAAGGACCCTCACCTTTGATACCGATGCGGGTCTCCAGCTTGCCTCGTGGGAAAAACGGGAGCAGATTCCTCCGCACATCAGCCAGCTGGAGAGACAGCAGCTAATTGCCAGATTCAAAG ATGCCATCAGAATTCCCACCGTGTCTTTCTCGCAAACTCAGTTTAACACCACAGCCCTGGAGGAGTTCGGAAGCTTTCTGCTCAAAG CCTTTCCTACAGTCTTCTCCTCCGCTCTGGTGAAGCACGAGGTGGTTGCGAACTACAGCCACCTGTTCACGGTGCCAGGCTCGGAGCCGGATCTGCAGCCCTACATGCTGCTTGCCCACATCGACGTGGTCCCTGCCAGCCAGGAGGGCTGGGACGCCCCTCCCTTCTCCTCCCAGGAGATCGACGGCTTCATCTACGGGCGAGGGACCATTGACAACAAGCAGTCCCTCATG ggaATCCTCCAGGCTTTGGAATATCTGTTAGAGAGAGGCTACAGACCCCGACGCACCTTCTACATTGGGTTTGGACACGATGAAGAG GCGAGCGGTCTTCAAGGCGCAATGAATATCGTTGCCCTCCTGAAGTCGAGGGCAGTGAAGCTGTCCTTCCTATTGGACGAGGGCTTGGCCGTGATGGACGGGATAATAATGGGTTTGCAAGGACCAGCAGCTCT CATTGGCACCAGTGAGAAGGGGCAGGGCAGCGTGAAGCTGAGCGTCTCCACGGAAACCGGGCACTCCTCCATGCCTCCGAGTGAGACGAGCATCGGCATCCTGGCAGCGGCAGTGTCCAG gctggAAAGGAACCCCATGCCCAGACTGTTTGGATTAGGACCAGAGCTGGCTACCTTTGAACACCTGGCTTCCAAG TTCAGCTTACCTCTGCGATTCGTTCTGACCAATCTTTGGCTCTTTTCCCCTCTGTTAAGCAG GGTTCTTGAAAGAAAGCCCGAGACCAACGCTTTCATCCGGACCACCACTGCAGTTACCATGTTTAACGCTGGAATAAAG TTAAACGTTATCCCACCATATGCAGAAGCGCTTGTGAATTTCCGGATCCATTCTGCACAGACCCTGGAAGAG GTTCTGCAGATCGTCAGAGACACGGTGGCTGACGAGCGTGTGAAGGTGGACCTCATCAGCGGATTTGATCCTCTCCCCGTCAGCTCCCACAGCGAAACATCCTTCGGGTATCAGATCATTAAGAAAACAGTGCTGGAGCTGTTCCCTCAGGTCTCTGTGGCACCAG GTATCTGCGTGGGGAACACCGACAGCAGACACTTTGTCGACCTGACCAAGGAGATTTACAGGTTCACTCCGACCTGGTTCAAACCAGGAGACACGCGCAG GTTCCACGGAATCAACGAAAGGATTTCTGTCAAGAACTACGAAGAGGTTGTGATGTTCTATTTCCGACTGTTCCAGAACTGTGATATCGGGAAGCTTCCGGAACCCCACGGCAGTGTTCACGAACTGTAG